The following proteins come from a genomic window of Aptenodytes patagonicus chromosome W, bAptPat1.pri.cur, whole genome shotgun sequence:
- the LOC143172244 gene encoding LOW QUALITY PROTEIN: uncharacterized protein LOC143172244 (The sequence of the model RefSeq protein was modified relative to this genomic sequence to represent the inferred CDS: inserted 1 base in 1 codon) has product MASLGGPTVDCTPLLEKLEGYNARPSPPGVTWAHSNWHDPQAVADRISTLAKERRLKLGKGKVLVFAVLGAALVAAQWDKHVVQQAEGEGIKSLQDLVKALQEQLENETKSLSDQLAAERVTNQRLHTALTEALEQERILQEQLDETRSQIGVGNMDADSDEGKESKLLYLLKDLEHVREIFSLGREEAIMRPLIKTEIVDGGQGGAQQVTTRIVPYSPTDLAKIQEKYSRGPRETETEYVWRVSLTGGDRILVSEDEARGYWGLGVFITTNDNREPWSLTQRVAYWAGGLDPMERGDPFSIKMPMVGHILESVQKTACLQLMHXLVPQQPSPMQYVADPDRLHPLIRGLPDALKLYAVQLQDWLRAP; this is encoded by the exons ATGGCCTCCCTGGGAGGTCCAACTGTAGACTGTACCCCTCTCCTGGAGAAATTAGAGGGCTATAACGCCCGACCTTCTCCCCCTGGTGTGACTTGGGCCCATAGTAATTGGCACGATCCGCAAGCGGTAGCAGACAGAATCTCCACTTTAGCTAAGGAGCGAAGGTTGAAGCTAGGAAAGGGGAAAGTGTTGGTCTTTGCAGTTTTAGGAGCTGCCCTGGTGGCAGCACAATGGGATAAACATGTGGTCCAAcaagcagaaggggagggaatAAAATCCCTTCAAGATCTAGTGAAGGCTCTGCAGGAACAACTAGAAAACGAGACAAAAAGTCTCTCCGATCAGCTTGCCGCCGAGCGGGTGACTAACCAAAGGCTACATACCGCTTTGACGGAGgctctggagcaggagagaaTATTACAGGAGCAATTAGATGAAACCCGCTCCCAAATTGGTGTAGGAAATATGGATGCAGATTCTGACgagggaaaagaatcaaaattgttATACCTTCTTAAAGATCTAGaacatgtaagagaaatattttcccttggaaggGAGGAAGCTATAATGCGACCTTTAATTAAGACCGAGATTGTAGATGGTGGTCAAGGAGGAGCCCAACAAGTTACTACCCGCATCGTTCCCTATTCCCCTACTGATTTggctaaaattcaggaaaaatattcccgGGGACCCCGAGAAACGGAAAccgaatatgtatggagagtatctcTTACCGGGGGGGACCGTATCTTGGTGAGCGAGGACGAGGCAAGAGGGTATTGGGGACTGGGGGTTTTTATAACCACAAATGACAATAGAGAACCCTGGTCCCTGACCCAAAGGGTAGCATATTGGGCAGGTGGATTGGATCCTATGGAAAGGGGAGACCCCTTCTCGATTAAAATGCCTATGGTGGGTCACATTTTAGAGAGCGTACAGAAAACTGCGTGTCTCCAGTTGATGC TACTGGTTCCGCAGCAGCCCTCTCCCATGCAATATGTGGCAGACCCCGACAGGTTGCACCCTCTTATAAGGGGACTACCCGATGCCTTGAAATTATATGCGGTGCAACTACAAGATTGGTTGAGGGCACCCtga